CAATTTTTCTTTTTTTAAATGCTGAGTTTTTAATGATTATTCAGATTATTGTTTATGTAGGAGGAGTTTTGGCACTGTTTATTTTTGCCATAATGATTATGAATATAAAAGAAGAATTTAGGCATAAAAGATTTGTAAAATTTTCTATTGCAGGATTGATTACAGGTTTTCTATTTCTGGCAGGTTTATATATTTTCTTAGGAACTGTAAAATCACCAGAGAATGTTTTAATTAAATCTGATGTAAATTCATTAGGTAAGCTTTTATATTCTTATTATTTTTTGCCATTTGAAATACTTTCCTTAGTGTTACTGATTGCTATGGTAGGTGGAATTATTATTGCAAAAAAGACCCCATTTGATAGGGAGGGGAAATGATACCTCTTAGCTGGTATTTATTATTGAGCGCTACTTTGTTCAGTATAGGTTTAATTGGTTTTGTAATAAGAAGAGATTTGATTGTAATGCTTATGTGTCTTGAAATAATGTTTAATGCTGTTAATATTGCTTTTGCTTCATTTAGTTATTATAATTCTAATCTTACTGGACAGATTTTTGTTTTATTTTCAATAGCAGTTGCTGCATGTGAAGCTGTTAT
The Thermodesulfovibrio yellowstonii DSM 11347 DNA segment above includes these coding regions:
- a CDS encoding NADH-quinone oxidoreductase subunit J, with translation MNPLIEQVFYVYFFISLTILSIAVIASKNIIHSAFFLLIFLLHVAAIFLFLNAEFLMIIQIIVYVGGVLALFIFAIMIMNIKEEFRHKRFVKFSIAGLITGFLFLAGLYIFLGTVKSPENVLIKSDVNSLGKLLYSYYFLPFEILSLVLLIAMVGGIIIAKKTPFDREGK
- the nuoK gene encoding NADH-quinone oxidoreductase subunit NuoK; this encodes MIPLSWYLLLSATLFSIGLIGFVIRRDLIVMLMCLEIMFNAVNIAFASFSYYNSNLTGQIFVLFSIAVAACEAVIGLAIVLALVRNTGINHSDEIVNLRG